A genomic stretch from Bacillus sp. N1-1 includes:
- a CDS encoding DUF2624 family protein, whose protein sequence is MNPIQLQLVNFKLNRITAEELLQLSKQYGITLTAGDAKKIVQILKQENIDIANQTQRKRILLKISREVNPSVASRVNKLMLSFLNQ, encoded by the coding sequence ATGAATCCAATACAGCTTCAACTTGTAAACTTCAAATTGAACCGTATTACGGCTGAAGAACTACTTCAGCTATCTAAACAATATGGTATTACACTTACAGCAGGAGATGCAAAGAAAATTGTCCAAATATTGAAACAAGAAAATATCGATATTGCAAATCAAACGCAACGAAAGCGCATTTTATTGAAAATCAGCCGTGAAGTTAATCCTTCCGTTGCATCTCGTGTAAACAAGTTGATGTTATCTTTTTTAAATCAATAA
- a CDS encoding YitT family protein: MEKKQHRKESKTHLIYRLLMIMIGAFLAAAAIELFLVPNQLIDGGIIGVSLILDHLTPFNFAILVVVLNLPFMYYGYKQIGKTFAFSTLFGIIGLATFETLLHHTEPFTTEPILGTVFGGLTLGLGVGLVIRHGGSMDGTEILGILLTKKIPFSIGEFVMFTNIFIFTWAGFVFSWENAMYSVMAYYIAFKTIDTVIQGLDETKAVLIVSDLYEEISDAILDRLGRGTTKLVGKGGYTDEEKEVIYVVITRLEVTKLKSVIYDIDPHAFLTIMNTQETRGAKFKSPIH, from the coding sequence ATGGAAAAAAAACAGCATAGGAAAGAAAGTAAAACGCACTTAATTTACAGATTACTTATGATTATGATTGGCGCTTTTCTCGCTGCAGCCGCTATTGAATTGTTTCTTGTTCCCAATCAGTTAATTGATGGGGGAATAATCGGCGTTTCTCTGATTCTCGATCATCTCACACCCTTTAATTTTGCAATTTTGGTGGTTGTTTTAAATCTTCCGTTTATGTATTATGGCTACAAACAAATTGGAAAAACGTTTGCTTTTTCAACCTTATTTGGAATTATTGGGCTTGCGACTTTTGAGACGCTTCTTCATCATACTGAGCCATTTACCACTGAGCCAATTTTGGGCACGGTGTTTGGTGGGCTAACTTTAGGACTTGGAGTTGGGCTGGTTATTCGACATGGAGGCTCAATGGATGGGACGGAAATATTAGGTATTCTATTAACAAAAAAAATCCCCTTTTCAATTGGCGAATTTGTTATGTTTACAAACATTTTTATTTTTACCTGGGCTGGTTTTGTTTTCAGTTGGGAAAATGCCATGTATTCTGTAATGGCGTACTATATTGCATTTAAAACAATAGATACCGTCATTCAAGGTCTTGATGAAACAAAAGCAGTATTGATTGTATCTGATTTATATGAGGAGATTTCTGATGCGATCCTTGATCGACTAGGTAGAGGAACAACAAAACTGGTTGGGAAAGGTGGTTATACTGACGAAGAAAAAGAAGTGATCTACGTTGTTATCACTCGTCTTGAGGTTACAAAGCTTAAAAGTGTTATTTATGATATTGACCCTCACGCATTTCTCACGATTATGAACACGCAAGAAACGAGAGGTGCAAAATTCAAATCCCCGATTCATTAG
- a CDS encoding deoxyribonuclease IV: protein MLKIGSHVSMSGDKMLLGASEEAVKYGATTFMIYTGAPQNTRRKPIEKLNIEKGAAHMKEHGIQDIVVHAPYIINIGNTTKPETFQLGVDFLRSEIERTHALGARQIVLHPGAHVGAGSDKGIQKIIEGLNEVLTPEQEVQIALETMAGKGSECGRNFEELAQIIDGVTHNEKLSVCFDTCHTHDAGYDIVHDFDGVLNEFDRIVGIDRLKVLHVNDSKNERGAAKDRHENIGFGYIGFDALNKVIHHPQLKEIPKILETPYVGEDKKNKKAPYKLEIEMLRNKKFDEDLKNKLMTV from the coding sequence ATGTTAAAAATAGGATCTCACGTTTCAATGAGTGGAGATAAAATGCTACTTGGAGCAAGTGAAGAAGCTGTAAAATACGGTGCAACAACTTTTATGATCTATACGGGTGCCCCTCAGAACACAAGACGTAAGCCGATTGAGAAACTCAATATTGAAAAGGGCGCCGCTCATATGAAGGAACATGGCATTCAGGATATTGTCGTACATGCTCCGTATATTATTAATATTGGGAATACGACGAAGCCAGAAACATTTCAGCTTGGAGTTGATTTTCTTCGTTCCGAAATCGAACGGACCCATGCTCTAGGTGCCCGTCAAATTGTCTTACATCCTGGTGCTCATGTAGGAGCGGGGTCAGACAAAGGGATTCAGAAGATTATCGAAGGATTAAATGAAGTTCTTACACCTGAGCAAGAAGTACAGATTGCTTTAGAAACAATGGCAGGGAAAGGCTCTGAATGTGGTAGAAACTTTGAAGAGCTGGCTCAAATTATAGATGGTGTGACGCATAATGAGAAGCTATCTGTCTGTTTTGACACGTGTCATACTCATGACGCGGGCTATGATATTGTTCATGACTTCGATGGTGTATTAAATGAATTCGATCGTATTGTTGGGATAGATCGATTGAAGGTTCTTCACGTAAATGATAGTAAAAATGAACGTGGAGCAGCGAAAGACCGCCATGAAAATATTGGTTTTGGTTATATTGGTTTTGACGCTCTAAATAAAGTGATTCATCATCCGCAATTAAAAGAAATTCCCAAAATTCTAGAAACTCCGTATGTAGGAGAAGATAAGAAAAATAAGAAAGCACCGTATAAACTTGAGATTGAAATGCTTCGTAATAAGAAGTTTGATGAGGATTTAAAAAACAAGTTAATGACTGTCTAA
- a CDS encoding transglycosylase SLT domain-containing protein → MITAIVLTLVLAIILVQFHFFNEQVADAKTTVGELDQKSSQNDQIKTQTAITRLEKETGYSLGTQSVSVEEWKQAKAYSEQFYNDSEGKFNKKWGLFLTYQSMKADIDPAIAYELLKVETGNTFDPELIGPETKYGHAYGMAQFMKNTAPWIADMAGIDYSEEKLFDPYFSITLSVTYLDYLYDKYDNWDEALTAYNRGIGGLKTYVANEGTPKSGYSDEIQEMASNHDM, encoded by the coding sequence ATGATCACTGCAATTGTTCTAACACTTGTACTAGCTATCATTCTCGTACAATTCCACTTTTTTAACGAACAAGTTGCCGATGCGAAAACAACGGTTGGGGAGTTGGATCAAAAATCTTCCCAGAACGATCAGATCAAGACACAGACAGCGATAACTAGATTAGAGAAAGAAACAGGTTATTCACTCGGTACGCAATCAGTGAGTGTAGAAGAATGGAAGCAAGCGAAAGCGTATTCTGAGCAATTTTATAATGACAGTGAAGGAAAGTTTAACAAAAAGTGGGGGTTATTTTTAACTTACCAGTCAATGAAAGCAGATATTGATCCTGCAATTGCTTATGAGCTTTTAAAGGTAGAAACAGGTAATACGTTTGATCCAGAGCTTATCGGGCCAGAAACAAAATATGGGCATGCGTATGGCATGGCTCAATTTATGAAGAATACCGCCCCGTGGATTGCTGATATGGCTGGAATTGACTACTCGGAAGAAAAATTATTTGACCCTTATTTTTCAATAACCCTTTCTGTCACTTATCTTGATTATCTTTATGACAAATACGATAATTGGGATGAAGCGCTGACAGCTTATAACCGTGGCATCGGTGGATTAAAAACCTATGTAGCAAATGAAGGAACACCTAAAAGTGGTTATTCAGACGAGATTCAAGAAATGGCTAGTAACCATGATATGTAG
- a CDS encoding metal ABC transporter ATP-binding protein: MSTSNNLIDLQDISFHYGDGYVLEDITFSIPQGAFVGLVGPNGSGKSTLIKIIFGLLKAQKGSVHIFGKKMSKFHDWSKIGYVSQKANSFNSGFPASVFEVVSMGLTSKLGLFKFMKTNDRKAVMDALQLVGMSDFASSNIGELSGGQQQRVFIARALVSQPEILILDEPTVGVDANSTSDFYELLGKLNKENGITLLLVTHDIGTITDKVTHVACLNKTLHFHGETNEFEQFNERELSGFYGHHVHVLSHDHDHGGF, encoded by the coding sequence ATGAGTACTTCTAATAATTTAATCGATCTTCAGGACATTTCTTTTCATTATGGAGATGGCTATGTACTAGAAGATATTACTTTCTCGATCCCTCAAGGGGCCTTTGTTGGGTTGGTAGGACCGAATGGATCTGGAAAATCAACTTTAATTAAAATTATCTTCGGTTTATTAAAAGCTCAAAAAGGGTCTGTTCATATTTTCGGTAAAAAAATGAGTAAATTTCATGATTGGAGTAAAATTGGTTATGTTTCACAAAAAGCCAATAGTTTTAATTCTGGTTTTCCTGCTTCTGTTTTTGAAGTTGTATCAATGGGACTGACAAGCAAACTTGGTTTATTCAAATTTATGAAAACAAATGATCGTAAGGCAGTCATGGATGCTCTGCAATTAGTTGGAATGAGCGATTTTGCATCGAGTAATATTGGGGAACTTTCAGGCGGCCAGCAACAGCGGGTATTTATTGCAAGAGCATTGGTCAGTCAACCGGAAATTCTGATTCTTGATGAACCGACAGTAGGAGTAGATGCGAACTCTACAAGTGATTTTTATGAGCTTCTTGGTAAACTGAATAAGGAAAATGGGATTACGTTATTACTTGTTACACACGATATCGGAACGATTACGGACAAAGTGACGCACGTTGCTTGTCTAAACAAAACGCTTCATTTTCATGGAGAGACGAATGAATTTGAACAGTTTAATGAACGTGAATTATCAGGTTTTTACGGCCATCATGTTCATGTATTAAGTCACGATCATGATCATGGAGGCTTTTAG